DNA sequence from the Deinococcus seoulensis genome:
TGTGGGATTCGCTGGGCGGGCGGCCGCTGCCGGGGCGGGAGAACATCGTCCTGACCCGAAATGCGGCGTTCAGCGCGCCGGGCGCGCGGGTGGCGCATTCCCCGCAGGAGGCGCTGTCTCTCGCCGGGGACGTGCCGGAGGTGGCGATCATCGGCGGGGCGGAGGTGTACGCGCTGTTCCTGCCGCAGCTGACGCGGGTGGAACTCACGTTGATTCACGCGCGGCTGGACGGGGACACGTTCATGCCGGACCTGGGGAGCGGGTGGGTGGTGACGCA
Encoded proteins:
- a CDS encoding dihydrofolate reductase, coding for MSPVPEQVGPELVGPELVGIVAVTENGVIGRDGGMPWHLPADLAHFRSLSRGKPNVMGRKVWDSLGGRPLPGRENIVLTRNAAFSAPGARVAHSPQEALSLAGDVPEVAIIGGAEVYALFLPQLTRVELTLIHARLDGDTFMPDLGSGWVVTQERSRAADDANPFDLTFRTLVRARSG